A window of the Cicer arietinum cultivar CDC Frontier isolate Library 1 chromosome 6, Cicar.CDCFrontier_v2.0, whole genome shotgun sequence genome harbors these coding sequences:
- the LOC101488773 gene encoding purple acid phosphatase 3 isoform X2: protein MGGLGTSSLSSLWLWLWIPTFIILSVSVSAELQRFDHPVNAADASLTFLVIGDWGRKGTYNQSQVAFQMGRVADKLNIDFVVSTGDNFYDDGLTGIHDPAFQYSFSNIYTANSLQNQWYNVLGNHDYRGDVKAQLNPILQNIDHRWFCQRSFIVDAEIAEFFFVDTTPFVDKYFFKPKDHKYDWRGVLPRDKYLSNLLKDLETALKDSTAKWKIVVGHHPVRSIGHHGDTKELVTHLLPILEVTHYQIEKILSWPTMLICTLMGTTIAWNT, encoded by the exons atgGGTGGTTTAGGAACAAGTAGCCTAAGCTCCCTATGGCTATGGCTATGGATTCCAACTTTCATCATTTTGAGTGTAAGTGTATCAGCCGAGCTCCAACGCTTTGACCACCCTGTCAACGCAGCAGATGCCTCACTTACCTTCCTTGTCATTGGAGACTGGGGAAGGAAAGGAACATACAACCAATCTCAAGTTGCTTTTCAG ATGGGAAGAGTTGCTGACAAGTTAAACATTGACTTTGTGGTATCTACTGGagataatttttatgatgatggATTGACTGGTATACACGATCCTGCATTTCAATATTCTTTTTCAAATATCTATACCGCCAACAGCCTTCAAAACCAATGGTATAATG TGTTGGGCAACCATGACTACAGGGGAGATGTTAAAGCTCAATTAAATCCAATCCTTCAGAATATTGATCATAGATGGTTTTGTCAAAGATCATTTATTGTCGACGCCG AAATTGCCGAGTTCTTCTTCGTGGATACAACCCCTTTTGTGGACAAGTACTTTTTTAAGCCAAAGGATCACAAATATGATTGGAGAGGTGTTCTTCCAagggacaaatatttatcaaaccTCTTAAAG GATCTCGAAACAGCATTGAAGGATTCTACTGCCAAGTGGAAGATTGTTGTCGGACATCATCCGGTAAGAAGCATAGGGCACCATGGTGACACTAAAGAGCTCGTAACACACCTCCTGCCAATCCTTGAGGTCACTCATTATCAAATTGAGAAAATACTGTCCTG GCCAACAATGTTGATATGTACATTAATGGGCACGACCATTGCTTGGAAC